The Pyrus communis chromosome 12, drPyrComm1.1, whole genome shotgun sequence genomic sequence CATTTTAGCTTCATTTGATCACTGTTGTGTGATTCATCACCAATGCCAGGAGTCCAACCTAAAATGTGCTGCATAAAATACGAGCTTGAAATTTGTCTCCAATTACCGGATCATCTCATAGTGGTTATAATGATTGAATAATTgaaccgtttttttttttttttttttttttttttgtgggactATAACTACCAAAACGCTGTCGTAGTGAGAGAACTACCAAAATCCAAGAGCTATCTTCTCTGCAACGACTACGAGCACAAACGACGAACTGTCTCTCTGAAATTCCGATCTTTGTTTCATCTGAAAATGCGAGCTCTCCAATTCGAATCTGAGCCGTCCATTTCAGGGTTTTGTCTCTGAATCCAATCTGCCCCCACAGCAATGGCGACGAACCTTCGAGAACACTTCAACACGTCGGTCAACTCGCCGATCCCGAGCCACCCAGCTACAATCGGCCGTCAAGATCAGAGCTTTTCCGTCGTCATCTCGCCGGAGTGCCATGGATTCTGGTACGACGCCGTTCTGGTGGTTCCCGCAGTCGTTTTCGTGGTGTACTTGGCGTTTCAAGCCAAGAAGAACGTCATCAAGCTCTCCAATGGAAGATCATACATCATGATATCCTATTATGCCCTTCTCTGGGTCGCCAGCCTTCTCAACCTCGCCTGGTGCGCTCTTCAGGTTcgtgggttttcaatttttcaaggTTTTGGGTTGTGGGTTTTTTCCAGTGCTGTGATATGATTGCGATTTGGTGTTCGATTTTTCGATGCAGGCATGGCAGTGCTCAGGTGGGAAGGAGGTTGCTTGGAATGTGTTGTCATTGTTTACGGGTTCAGCAATGCTGGGATTGGAGATTAGCTTGGTGGGTTTCTTGCTCCAGGAGGATTATGCAAGTGGGGTTGAAGCTTTAGCTCATACTTTCTTGGTCTCTGGGATTGTTGTTGGTGTAGACATACTGCTTAAGGTAATTGCTAATCGGCGTAATCGCctttttgtttgtaaattgGTGAAGAATCCgttgaattgtgtatgcataTTGTGATTTCAGCTTATATTTCGTTTTAATTTCAGTTGGTCGAGATGGGATCAACCatttctatttcatttttcCTTATGTATGCAATGCAATTGTTGTTACTTTATAGTGTGTGATCGAATTTCGTTGCGAAATCCCATTTGCTACATTTGATTACTTCGTAGTGTGCTAGAATTTCGTTGCGAAGTCCcatttggtacatttgatcataaATGTTATTCCTGCAGAGGTAGAGTGAGCAATTGACTGATCGCCTGCTGCTTTGGTCATCGTCAAAGTCTAGtgttttttctttcagtttGACATTGAAGACCTCTAGTTAATAATAGCTTTGATGATCATCTGTTCGcggtttttgttttctgttttgagtTGTCAAGTATTTTCTGTTGATTGGTCGTTGAAGAAGTTTAGTGTGTGGttattttatagttttagaAGTATTTTTATGTCTCTGAGCACATTCCCGTTTGTATAAATGTATATAATGTCTTCCACTGCATACCTATGTACCAGTACTTGAACCGTCTTTTGAATCTGTTGGTAGGGTTGTAATAAGCCTTGTTCATTTTCAGGTCATCTATGTATTCGGGTTTGGGGTACCGCTGTTCACTGTTGGCGTTGGAAGTACATATGGAGTGAAATGGGGCTTGTGGCTCATCCACAAATTATTGCTTACTGCAGTTTATGGCTTCATATTGTTTGTGCATTTCTCAAAGTGGAGAGAGAAGTTACCTCGTGAGTACATTTCCAATTCCGCTATCATTGCTTTTGCTGGAACAAATCTAACTCGCGGTTATCTTCTAATCTTCTGCAGCCAGACCAGCATTCTACAACTACATCGTCATAATGTTTGTACTTACTGCTTTGGCGTCGTTTGGTTGCGGGCTTGCTGGAATTGGAGCTGGTTTTGGAATCTGGTACTCAAAATTAAGCTCAAAACTAGAACTATGATACGTTCATTATCTCAAATGCTTgcaatttataaatttgaatttgtgCACATCCTGCAGGTTGTACAATTTGACGGATATATGCTACCACACTCTCTATCTTCCGTTTCTGTTCGTGATTTTTCTAGCTGATTTTTTCCAGGTGATCATTCTTCACAGTCGTGGTTAAACAGCATTTTCAGGTTTTCCGATTTTTTCTCCAAGTGATACTCATGCAGTTGCTAATCTACATTGTGATGTTTACAGGAAGAAAGTTTTCTCCTGGAGAATGCGTATTACTCCGAGATGAAGGATGCTGGGTTCTTTGATGCCGATTGGGACTAGTCGGTCGGACCATCGGTAACTTGTGAACGTGTAAATTCAGCAGAAAGAAGGCTGGACCTTTTGTATACTTTGTAAATAAGTTGAACAGATAAATGTTGGATTTTGTGAGTGAAAGTAGATAGAGAGGTAATTTCACATGCCATTTTGTtctataaaaaacaataaatatgtCCAGGTAAGATAATGCAGCGTTGATGTGATTATGCAACTGTTCCCTCAGACTACTCTCGAGTCTCGACGGGAAATGGTTCATATAAGAACTGCAATCCATTAAGTCACGACTTCTCTTTTTGGGTTCATGAACAATAACGACAGCTTTCCCATGCTGATCAAATTGTGGCCGGCCAGCACGACCCATCATTTGCAAGATATCTGTGATTTGGAAAATCAACTTATCTTTTTGCTTTCCCATCAGAATATTCGCTTCCCTGCAAAAGAATTAATGGTCTTGTACAAATGAACGATTTCTGAAGAACAGGTGATGCAATTGATACctgcaaaaaaatttaattctaGGAAACAAATGTAAAAGCCTACCACACAAACCAGATGAGCTGGAAGGTTTACACCCCATGCCAATGTGCTCGTACAAACCAATACCTATAATTTGATGGACAATTGCCTCAAAAAGTGAGGTACCAAAAGATAGAATTAGTGATCAGAGACATCTTGGTGAGAAGTTTGATCAACATAAAAAGAGTAAAGAGCATCTCACTAATTTGAGAACTTTGGGTTGGGTTGAAAAGTAGATTGacaaaaaatcaattgacaaaGAATTTCAAATGCAAATCAAGAAAGAGACAAATCATTGGAAACAAGTGATGCTTAGAATTATTGTTGTTGCGAAATGTCTTGCCATACGTAATTTAGTATTTCGTGAAACAAATGAAGGACCTTTTGAAGACTCTAATGGCAACTTCTTAGGTTTACTTGAAATGATTGCGGAGTTTGATCCAATAATGCGAAAGCATTTTCGACTCATTGAGAATAAAGAGATTCATCATCACTATTTGAGCCATAAAATCCAAAATGAGTTGATAGTTACTTTAGCTTTAAAAATCAAAACTgcaatcattaaaaaaattaaaagaagccAAATTTTTTTCTGTCATTCTTGATTGTACTCCTGATGTAAGTTATGTGGAACAGATGACTTTAATTTTGAGATGTGTTGACTTGTCAAGTAGTTCAATAAATATAAGGGAGTATTTCATGGAGTTTTTAAGTGTGGAAGATACATCAGGACAATGACTTTTTAATGAGTTGCAAGATATCCTAAAGTCTCTTGATCTTGATTTTGATAATGTGAGGGGATAAGGTTATGATAATGGATCTAACATGAGAGGGAAACACCAAGGTGTTCAGAGAATATTCCTAGACATAAATCCCAGAGCCTTTTACATGTCATGTGGTTCTCATTGTCTTAATTTAATAGTTTATAATATGGCAAGTTCATGTCTTAAAACAAAATCTTTTTTTGGAGCATGTCAATGCATATATACGGTGTTTTCCAACTCTACAAAGcgttgtaatattttgtttgaACATATTGATGGTTTAACTTTAAAGTCATTGTCAACCACTCGATGGGAAAGTTACATTGAAAGTGTTAAAGCAATTAAATCCTAAGTAGTCTGGGTTACAAAATGCTTTGTTTAAGGTGGTGAAAATTATTGAGAATCTCCAATTGAGTAGGAATGCATGATGTTTAGCATAAGGAGaactttcaattttgattttgtatGAAGTTTGATTATTTGGTATGACATTTTGTTGAAGATTAACATGGTGAGCACAAAATTACAATTTGAAGATATGCGTCTCGATATCGTTGTAAAGGCATTGGAAGCACTTGTTACGTTTTTCAAAAACTACAGAGAAACTGACTTTGCTTCTGTCATGAGTGATGCTAAAGAAATTGCACTTGATTTGGAAATTGAccctatttttttaaaataaacgtCATAGACCTAGAAAAAGACAtcatgatgaagttgatggTAGTGAGAGGGAACAACAGTCTGCTGAAGAATCATTTAGAAcaaattattttcttgttaTAATGGATATTGCTCTTTCTTTACTGAAACACAGGTTTGAACAGTTAAAGGCTTTTGAATCTATTTTTGGCTTCTTGTTTGATGCACCGAAGTTAATTTCATTGGATGATCAAGagctaaaagaaaattgtatgaATCTTGAAGCACATTTGAAACATGGAAATACCATGGATGTATATGGAGTTGACTTATGttttaaattacaaattttgCAAATGATGCTACCTGAAGAATCATTTCTCTCTAATAACCCTTGGACATCCATGGACATTGCAAAATTTGTAAAAGAAACTGACATGTGTCGTAATGTCTTGATTGCTCATCGTATACTATTGACTGTACTCATGATCGTGGCATCCGCAGaaaaaagtttttcaaaattgaaattatcaAAATCTTACTTGTGGATACTATAACTCAAGATAGGCTAAATGAATTAGCAATCTTATGCATTGAAAATGATGAGATTGAAGACTTGGAGTAtgatgatataattgatgatttagCTTCAAAAAATGACAGAAGATAATTTCTTAAAGTTTGAAATTTCAAGAAGCTTTGCTAGGAGTGGTTGTATATGATTGTAGATTGTACTTTTGATTGTCTGGGTTTAGGTACTATGCCCCCCTGGTTGTATATTTTCTCAAGTAATATAATTTGGACGTGAGGGCCCAGCCCCCCCAACTTCGACTGGGTTCCAACCCtcgttaaatatttttttaaacatatgTTTCGGTATTAAAAAAGGGCACATTTTGAACTTTCGCACTGGGCACCAAAAAACTTAAGATCAGCCCTGCATAATGGACATCATATCTGGAGTATAATCACCAGTCATTTCAACCTAACAACAACACAAAGTTATTACCAGTACCACATATTATGGTTTACTTATAGCTATGGACTATGATTCTCTTCCCTCATCTTTCCATCTCCTTTCATCCattcctctcacattctctattttgtctttctctttctataaaaaaaattaatataagatgttgacatggtttaaccgtgaccgttcaaatagaaggggatagaaaaaaaaaagggaaaaaaatctTACTCCTATAGCTATAAGGGAAAAAAATTCACCATCTCTTTCCCTAGCTGAGAGACAAGGCGTCTTTTCCAATCATACATTCTTTCCTAAACAGTAGCCTTCAAAGGTGCTATGTAAATGGGACCCGGCTTCTCTGCCCTTCCTATTCCCATACACTCATTTTCGTCTATTTtatgcggtcacggttaagtcacgtcaacattttatattgattttttttatagagataataagacaaaaaacaatagtgatataaaatgttgacgtggtttaaccgtgaccgcacaaataggaAGGGATGAAAATATAAGAATTGGGAGGGCAGAGAAGTCGGATCCCAAATATATAGCGCATCAGACAGAcaaatagagataataagacaaaaaaaaatagtgatataaaatgttgacgtggcttaaccgtgaccgcacaaataggaagggatgaaaatataggaactgggagggcagagaagtCGGATCCCAAATATATAGCGCATCAGACAGACAGATCGATGGTACAAGTTAGTTAATATATAGCATCGATTTCGatttttgtttgatattcaGATATGGCAGATGGAGTGTTGTTGAATGTTCATTTTTCCATCATTTCAAAGCGCATCCATcacctttttttattgttgaagGGTCATCGCCGTTCACTGATCCGTCGATGTCTTTCTTAGTATTTATTCACGTCCAGTCCTTCAATCCATTTTCCAGTCGACAAACGTGGAAAtaaatattttgtgtgtgttatttaaatttttatattgttCATTCATGCGAGAGGAGGTTCACGAAGTTAATTTCATGCAATTAAGCATCATTAGTTAAAAGTCTTATATGAAATTCGTAGTGAAAGGAGATATTGTAATAGAAGTAAAATTTTCTCTGCTCTAAATTCACGTTCTCTCTAGTCCCCTATGTTTGAACACTCACAGTTAACTCTTAAGTCTACTCGATATAAAGTCAGAGTCTAAATAATATAACCCAATAGTACttgattttgtaaattatatacaTCGAGTGATTGAAAAGATACCTAGCTAGACAGACGTGATATTAATTATGAACACGGAGTTTGTCCAATAATTATAGAAGGTTCTTATCCCTCTTTCTTCTATTGCATTGATTAAAactatatttctttttaattttttttttatcaaggtcccTAACTTTTAAATAACGTCATTATTtcagttataaattatttacatatcaacataattaaattttatttctacaatatattcatttagtgttagaaacgttacatttggtatatttatatttacggTTAAACTTTGTATcctatatttctatttttagtttgttctatttttaatttgcaacccttttttaatttctaccaattttatttttagttttaatttgtacccatatattaatttcattttgtgcccatatttaaaaaaaaaaattatactcataatttatttataatgtacccatttttcttcataaatgtaccactttgttatatgtaaaatgtacaaatatatatatatatatatattttttttttgtaaatgtataatttttttaatgtaaaatgtacccattttataatgtaatttttttttttgaacactaTGAGTGCATTCATTTGACATTTATTATTTCAAGGTTATATTGTTACCTgtttttatctattttattcaatcaaattttttgagtattttctttttattgtaatcgtttttaatttatatgccatataatatgaaattttaaataACGTGTCAAGTAATTAATACCAAAcatatgaaaatatatattaatagcAATAAcaaggtgtacaaagtcaagggactttgatcaaaaattgaatacCATTAAAGTTTTAGTCAAAAAATATTAGTGGTTAGGGACCGGATccaaagtgtttttctttttttctttcaatacaacaaaatataaacTATGTCATCCGTCCATATTATaacattcaaaatttgaaatatctctattaattaacaaaacactcattgtcaaccaaaaccctatgaaattaccagtttaattaactctctaattaaaacagaacatgaataagaaatatagggcagaaatgtaatttctcataaccaaattttgctgttttttttttttttcaaaacctcacctacatgcaatcataacatatctctaattaaaaaaattaaaaataaaaacttcacactcccacattctctatcactctcttcttctctccttctatttcaaaaaaacaaaaaaaaaaaaaaaaaaaaaaatctcacttactttatgtgtgcccatatgctagtgataattaaaaataagtgattgcgtgatgatcatataaaacaaattttccAACTCAAGATCCTTAAAATTCACAAGATATAAAAGCTTATTTAGCCCTTCTTCCTCCCTCCAAAAGAAATGAACAAAGATCCATTTTGGATTTCacattttgagaaattttttattgtgaccggAACACgagtggtacatcatgtgtttttatataagtggtgaaaaattttattttttaagttattaaatttttaatacacatatccCATTATTTGCATAATGACATATGGTGTACTGTACCATCCCGTATTCctatcacactgaaaaatctctctcacATTTCGAGAACCAAGTAATCTGGACCATTTAAACCCTCCTCCTCTCACCCCCACCCCCGCGTCCTCCTCTTATATATTGTATCCAACACCAGCAAACATCTGACTTCACTCACAGTCTAACACCATGTTTGTTCTCATATTCTTCACCGTTGTCTTGGCCTTCTTCTTATACCGGCTCTTCGCCCCCGGCGGGAGCCGCCACGCTCTGCCTCTTCCGCCAGGGCCAAAACCCTGGCCCGTCGTGGGAAACTTGCCCCACTTAGGCCCCCTTCCCCATCACTCTCTGGCAGCGTTGGCCCGTCAGTATGGACCCCTTATGCACCTCCGCTTGGGGTTCGTTGACGTAGTTGTTGCAGCCTCTGCTTCGGTGGCGTCACAGTTCTTGAAGACCCACGACGCCAATTTCTCCAACAGACCACCCAACTCCGGCGCCAAGCATCTCGCTTACAACTACCAGGATTTGGTGTTCGCGCCGTACGGTCCACGATGGCGGATGTTACGGAAGATCAGCTCCGTCCATATGTTCTCCGGCAAGGCTCTCGATGATCATAGACATGTTCGCCAGGTCAGCAATTCGGCCGGGTCTTTTTACGTTGATTTTCTTTACACTTCATTAATgcatgttttattaattatctAGCAATCGAAAACTGATTTATTCTTAAATTAAATCTCTAGGTTGACTACACGTTTCTTAATTACATGTACTTagcttttattaaaaaaaatttaatcaattatcatagttaattaacaattaattgtGGTCTTAATTATGAAGTTGTTACTTCATGTAAGAAAATGCGTGCATTTTATACTCATTACTATATTTATCATTGTTTGATGAGTTTGATTTTAAGATTTATATCCATCTGCTGTACATATCTCAAATAACGGCGATAAATAGAGTGATGAACATCATCATCGCTTGAGAgtggtgaacaaaaatatttCCATAAGAAAATAGTGTATGAAAGTACTATTAAAATGGTAGACTAGTACATGCGATGGATTACCGagatataatttttcttttcaaatcacCGAGTTTTGAAATCAAAGCCCTAGTAATATCGTCTTTAAACCCTACTCACTAATTTAGTTTAGAGCAGTGATATATACAATCTCTAAACCCTAGTAATACTGTttgcaataaaataaaggagaaattaggttatCATCCTTATTTTTTCAACTCCATTGATcaaaaccttattcattttcaatttttgatcaaggtcccttggttttaataaacatcattaattatttcaataataaaatattttacatatcaaaataattaaattttattaataaatatattcatttagtgttagaaacgttacatttgatacacacacacacacacacacacacacacttttgggtaaattttgtatcatatatttttatttttagtttgtacccattttaattttcagccctttttttaaattgtacaaattttcttttcagttttagtttgtacccatatattaatttctttttgtgtccatatttttcaaacttttatttttacacatttttttaaccttttttttttgtaccaaTAATTTATTGATAACGTAcctatttttctttaaagatgTTCCAccttgttatatgtaaaatataccaaatttgtttttgtaagtaccatgttttttatgtaaaatgtacctattttttaatgtaagatttatttatttttttaatctaaaatgtacccattgttttGTATATaatatgtaccaattttttCATCTAAATCGTACCacctttttttgtataaaatgcaccaactttttgtatgtaaatagtatcatataaaaattaccaattttttgtatgtaaaatatcattaatataagtaatgACAAATAATgtgttttatttaaatataatttatctt encodes the following:
- the LOC137710977 gene encoding protein CANDIDATE G-PROTEIN COUPLED RECEPTOR 2-like; the protein is MATNLREHFNTSVNSPIPSHPATIGRQDQSFSVVISPECHGFWYDAVLVVPAVVFVVYLAFQAKKNVIKLSNGRSYIMISYYALLWVASLLNLAWCALQAWQCSGGKEVAWNVLSLFTGSAMLGLEISLVGFLLQEDYASGVEALAHTFLVSGIVVGVDILLKVIYVFGFGVPLFTVGVGSTYGVKWGLWLIHKLLLTAVYGFILFVHFSKWREKLPPRPAFYNYIVIMFVLTALASFGCGLAGIGAGFGIWLYNLTDICYHTLYLPFLFVIFLADFFQEESFLLENAYYSEMKDAGFFDADWD